In Paenibacillus sonchi, the genomic stretch AGCTCTCCAAGGGCAACCAGCAGAAGATGGGCTTTATCGCCGCGGTTGTCCATAAGCCGCAAATCCTGATCCTGGACGAGGCGTTCAGTGGTCTGGACCCCGTCAACGTGGAGCTGCTTAAGGATACCGTAAAAGAACTGCGTGACCAGGGCACGAGCATTCTGTTTTCCACCCACCGGATGGAGCATGTGGAAGAGCTATGCCGCAATATTACGATTCTCGACCGTTCCAATACGGTCGTACAAGGCGACATTCGTGAGATTAAGAAGGGGTATCCGCGTGAAGAAGTCGCGCTCAGGACGGCCGGCGAATTGAGCGGCCTGGATAAAATTCCAGGGGTGAGCGCGGTGCAGAAGCAGGAGCGGGGGTATCTGCTCTCCATCAGCGAGATCGGTGCAGCGCAGCGTATCCTGCAACACGCGATGGCAGCCGGTGAGGTTGAACATTTTGAAATCAAGGAACCAACCTTGAACCAAATCTTTATCAGAGCGGTGGGTGAATCTAATGAATAAAATGGGGACAATTATCAGCTTTACCTTCAAAAACAAAGTAAGAACCAAATCCTTCCTGATTACAACCTTGATTCTGATTTTGCTGATCAGCATCGGCATGAATATTCCATACTTCATCAAGGTGTTCCAGGGGGATGATGGAGCCAAAGACACGCAGATCGGTGTTGTGGCTGAACAGGGGAACCGTGCCGCTGAGCTCCTGCTGGCGTATGCGCCGCCTGCGGCTGCAGATGCAGATGAAGATACGGACACCGTAGCTTTTACGGCCTTTGCCTCGGCGGATGACGCTGCCCTGAAGCAGGGACTGGATGACGATAAAATTGAAGGCTACCTTACCTTTGATGCCAAAGGCAGTGAAGGCGTCCCTCCGGTCACCTATCACAGCAAGGACGGAGAGCTGGATAAAGACCTGAAGACTTACCTCCAGGGTGCGCTGCAGCAGATCAATACACAGCTGATTGCCGGCGATAAGCTGACTCAGGAGCAGGTAGCGGCAATGTTTGCGCCGGTATCCATCGGCACCCAGCAGCTCAGTACAGATGGAAAGGACGGCGCAGCAACGGATGAATCGAAGCCGGCCATCAATTATGTTATCGTCTATGTGCTTCTGATCCTGTTCTTTATGTCGATTACCATGACCGGGAATATGATTTCGGCAGAAGTAACCTCGGAGAAAAGCTCCCGCATCATGGAGATTCTGATTACCAGCGCTTCGCCGCTAACGCAAATGTTCGGCAAGGTCATCGGGATCTTCCTGGTCGGCCTGATGCAAATTGCCATTATCTCGGCAAGTATCGCCGTCAATCTGATGCTTCCGCACAATGCCAGCATATTGACTGATTTTGATCTGGATCTTGGACAATTGAATTATGGCATCCTGGTATATGGTTTCATCCTTTATGTGCTGGGCTACTTCCTGTATGCCTTAATGTATGCAGCTGTAGGCTCCATTGTAAGCCGCACTGAGGACCTGGGCCAGGCATTGATGCCGGTAATGATGTGTACCTTTGTAGCCTTCTACATTCCGTTGTTCAGCATCTCAGCTCCGGACACTATGCTGATCAAGGTGGCAAGCTTTGTGCCTATTACCTCACCGCTCAGCATGGTGCTGCGGATTGGGGTAGGGGAGGTTGCCTTCTGGGAAATTGCCGTCTCGCTTGTGATCCTGCTGGCAACCACATTTGGACTGGGCTGGCTCGCAGCCAAGATCTACCGGACCGGGGTCCTGATGTACGGCAAACGCCCAAGCATTAAGGAGATCAGAAAAGCGATGAAGGCTTATAAGATTTAAGGGAAGCAATTACAAACAGCTCCGATGAATCACTTTTCTGCATCGGGGCTGTTTGTATTGTTAAGAGAAAATAAACTTAAAGATATAGCTTGTTAATAGAATCCCCAGAGGCGAATGTCGACAGCCTTAAAGGGATTTTTTTGTTGTATAGGAAATTATACAATGTCAAAAAATGCAGAGATCTTGGAAACCTTCGAGGATATAAGCGATGCAGGAGGATGGGGCTCAATCCGCGGACTGAGGCGGACAAAGGAGCCCTTATTTTGCCAAAAATCTTGCTTTTTCAGCGGATACGGACTTAGGAGCCGTTATATCGTTCGATGGAGCCTGGAATAAAGGGAAAAGGGGCAAATAAAGGCATCTCAGTCCGAAGTCCTGCGGAATAGCCGAATCTTCTCTGAATAAAGGCTTTCCTGTCCGTAACGGGGGGGTTAACCCTCGAAAATCCTGCACGGAATACAACAAAGTGTGCCTTAAGCAGGCCGAATGGGTGGACATCTTGTACGATTTACAACAATCTGTGTCCTAATTACGCTAAACGGACAAAAATCTTGTGAATTGTACAACAATGTGAGCGTGTCTTTACCAAATGGACGAAAATCCTGCATGTTATACAACAATGCGGATTTCGTAACCTTCAGGACCCTTATTTACCCGCTGGGGTGATTTTGTTCAAATATAATTTATATGCTTCGGTTCTAAATTACTTCTATTTCCCGCTGAAAAGGGTGCCATCCTTATAAGGCAGCGTAGCCGTTTTATTCTGGTGCTTTCCTGTTCTTTTGACCTTTTATGACAAAATATACTATATGCAATCATATGAAATATGTTACTTATTTACTATTTACATAAAATTTAGTTAAAGTTATCCTATTAATAGGAAAAAATTAACATTTTAGAAATTACAACTTGGTTTCGATATGCTTAAGGAGGGATGAAAGAACAATAAGTGTACCAATGTATATGTATGTATCTCATCCTGGTCGGCTCAAGACTCTGTTGTAAAAAATTGAAATTAGAGGAGCGAGAACTGTGAAAGTAATGAAAAAACTATTTGCTGGATTGATGATGTTTACTCTGATTTTTGGTGTATCCTTTGTGGGATCGGCATTTGCCAGCGGTGATGAGGTTAAGCTTATTGACTCGGATCTCAGTGTTATGTATAAAAATGGATATGTCGGATTCAGCGGAAATATTGACGTTGCTAATCTGGGACCTGTGAAAAATGTCACTGTTCATTACACCACGGATGACACAAATTGGTATGATACGGCTGCGTCTTATGTAGGGCCGGCGGATGTAAACCGTGAGAAATGGCATTTTGGCATTTCCAGAACAGATAGTTCAAAAGATCATTTAGAGTTGAAGGATCCGAAATTCATAAAATTCGCAATTAAATACGAAGTGAATAACCAGATCTATTGGGATAACAACGGGGGGCGAATTATTACAATGAAGTCAATAGTTCATATCCACTGAGCTCCGTGATTTTGGGAGCACCAAATGTGCTTAACGACAAAAGTACTCTAAGCAATGGTGAATTTAGTGGATACATCTTTGTGAAAAACCTGAATCCGACGAAAACAGTAAAAGTAGTGTACACAACAGACAACTGGGCAACGACTCATGAGGTATTCGCTGCTTACGGTGGCATCGTGAATAACTTCAATAGTGTTGAATTTTGGAAATACAGTATCAATGTTCCGGGTGCCACAAATGTTAAATATGCGATTTCGTATACAACTGGCGGGCAAACGTATTGGGATAATAACTATGGCCATAATTACGAGGTCAACTAATTCATTTTAAAGTGCAGTTAATAGAGGATCACAGGCGGCTTATTCCGCTTTGTGATCCTTTTCTCTGTGGGGGACCGTTTCCAATAGAAGTCATTCCGGTAACATCGGTTCATGGTTTTTCTCTTGTATTAATTCAAGGAATTCCAAAGTGATCATAGAAACAGCATCTTCTGCAGGCAGATGGATGAATCTACTAACTTTGAGGATATCCTCTTTGAATAAGTTCACCAGCTGCAATGTGGCCGCCGGGTCTTTCCTTTTCGCTGCTTGAAGCAGAGTTAAAAATTCGCGGTCTGAGATAATATTTGAATCATTTTCTTTTTCCATTTGTTCACCGCCTGTTGACTGAGATGAAGTTCCTTTGCAACCTCGTTTTCGGTCATGTCCTGCAGATAAAGCTTGCTGATAATGGTACTTCCCTGGGATGGAAGCTGGCTTAGAAGGTCTTGAATCCATATTTTTGTATCGGAAGTGACCGTGAAATTATGATCGATTGTGCAATTATCAAAGAGAGGGAGCTCCCGTGCACGGACCTTTCTTGCTTTGTATTGGATTCTCCAGCCAATCCGGTAAATCTCCCTTTTGTATTCTTCGTAGGCGCTCACAACTGATTCTCCTTTACCATTGTTTATGTATAGGGAAAATTTAGAAGTTAAAAAACAACCAAAATAGGAACATTTGTTCCTATTACAATACCATAATCTGGTTTACTATTGTATGACAAACTACAACTTCACCTATCGGGTGGAGGGGAAAGCTGGAAAGCGCTGATTAGCAAACTCTCAAGAGACAGCCGCTAAGCTGGTTCTGGCGAAAAAATGCCGTATAGTGTACCTTAGTAATAAGGAGTGGTTCAGTTCATGAAAAAAAGACAAACACCCTTGCTGGCAGCGGCTTCGATTCTGCTGATTATTATCAGCAGCCTAATCAAACCGGAGAGCTCAATGTGGCTGGGGGCGCTGCAGACGGTATTGCTTGGCGTTGGAATATTAGGCTGCTGCATGGCGTTCCTGAGATTCGCCAAAGGCGGCAAAGGCAAGAAGGGTTGAGAATGGAATAGAAAGCCGCGGCAGGCTGCCGCGGCTTTTTTGACGTAACAATAGGAACAAGATTGCGGGGAGAAGTACGGATGCTGTACGGCCCTCTCTTTTTTGTTATCTATTAACTAAAGTGTAGGGTAATTTTGCCAATGAGAGGATATGACATTATAATAAATAGGAATATGCAATATATTGTAAAGGGGAATATAAATTGGGCCATCCTGTGTACGGTAAAAAGGTTACGCTGTCAAAAAATGCTGAAAAGATATCAAGCCCGCTCTGGGTGCTGATTATCGGTATTATTCTATTTCTCATATGGACCCCATTTCAAGTGGGGTTATTTAACGGTCTGCGTGCGGATTATGAGAAGCCGCTTTATATCTCAGTTATAATTTGCAGTCTGATGCTCATTGTCTGGGCAGGCATCTACTACAAAAAATTTAAGCTGGAGGATCAGCGGGATCTGCTTGCTCTGGCTGTGCTCTTGCTTCCGCTGACTTACTTCCTGTCGCTTTTTGTAGCTGCTTCACACTACATGGCCATCAATATGCTCCTAATTCAAAGCATGTATGCGGCTTTGTTTATTGTAGGCCTCTATCTTTTGAGACAAAAACAAGTGAATACGCTCATACAAACCGCCATAATGACCGTAGCTTACCTAATCGTTTGGTTTGGCCTGCTGAACTGGTTGGGCGCCTGGAATGTGGCTGGAGAAGCGGTTGGCTGGTTCTCTAATACTGTTGCCGGATCAGGGAAGTACCTGGATGCGGTAATGACTGACTCGAATGGTCTGCGTCTAACCTCGGTATTTCAATATGCGAATACATATGCCGGCTTCCTGATGGCGTTCCTGTTCGTTGCGGTGTTTGCTCTGATACGGTCCCCCAAATGGTACGGTACAGTCATTCACAGTTTTATGCTGGTGCCGGTTATCGTGTCGCTCCTACTGACCCTATCGCGGGGCGGCCTGGTCCTGCTGCCGGCTGTATTTGTCCTGCTGCTTCTTTTTCAAAAGCCTTCGCGGCAGATTCTGTGGATCATCCATCTCCTTGTGGCTGCCCTTGCGTCGCTGGCTGTAATTGGTAAGGTAACAGCTATCGGCAAACGCCTGGCGGCGGTTCCGGATGCTTCTGCGGCAGCAGAGGGCTGGTCCTGGCTGCTTATTGCTTGTGCTGTAACCGCAGCTATAAGCTGGGCCGTGCAGCACTTTGCGGCTCCCCGGCTGGAGAAGCGCTTAGAGGGCTGGTCCACCCGTAAGCTGGCTAATCTGTGGCTGCCCATCGGAGCAACAGCGGTGGTAGTTATTGCAGCGTGGCTTCTGATTGGCACAAGCGCACGCAGTATTTTGCCGGCCAATATCGAGACCCGCCTGGAGAACATCAACTTTGAGCAGCACAGTGTGCTGGAGCGGATCACTTTTTACCGCGATGCTTTTAAGGTGGCGAAGGATTATCCGGTGCTTGGGGCAGGCGGGGGCGGATGGGCCGCCCTGTATGAGAAATACCAGAACAACCCGTATGTCAGCCGTCAGGCGCACAACTTCTTTTTGCAGTATTTGATCGAGGTCGGAATATTGGGCTTTGTCGTGTTCATGGGCTTTATCCTGTTCGTATTCTACAAATATACCAAAGGATACATCAAACGGGCGGGGACGGATGATTACGATAACGGCTTCTTTTATCTGATTATTGCGCTTTCGATTCTGGTACACAGTATCCTGGACTTTAATATGAGTTATGCTTTCATGGGAATCCTTGTATTCATCGCCCTGGGCGGAATGGCGGCTTCAATGGAGGCCAAACCTCTCGCCGCCGGGTGGAATTCGTCTGTACTGCGGTTCGGTTATCTGGCTGTGGCCTGCGCGGCCGCATTGGCAGTCTTTATCGTGTCACTGCGCAGCATCAGTTCCACCAACGCGTTCGCCGAAGCAAAGGCCGTTGCCCAATACAGCACCTCTTATGAAGAGATTAAGGCTCCGCTGATGAAGTCGTTGAAGATCCGGCCTTCACATCCCGAATCAGTGATCCTGCTGTCCGTGCTTGATAACCAGGTATACAGCCAGACGAAAAATGAGCAATTTGCCGCAGAATCTCTTTCCGTGCTGCAGCGCGGTCTAAAAGATGAGCCGAACAACAAGCAGATGCTCCTGCAGCAAATCGCCCTGTATGATCTCCAGGGCAAGAGCGAGAGCGCGTATGCCGTATACCGCGATAATCTGAACAAATATATCTGGGATATTGACTGGTACGAGCCGCTGATCACCCGGGCATCCGGTTTGGGTGTCCAAGCTCTTCTCCAACAGGACAAGGCTAAGCAACAGGAGTACTTCCAGACCGCCCTTACCACTTACCAGGATGTTGCAGATGGTGTTGCCTTCTTGAAAACATTGCCTCCCGGACAGCTTCAGGGCCGGCCCTTCTCGGTCACGCCGCTGATTGCGCTGAGCGCAGGCAAGGTTAAGCAGATAACAGGGGATACAGAGACGGCTCTGACCTTCATCCAGACGGGCTTCACGGGCGGTTACGCCGATCTGGCGGGCCGGGGTGATCTGTGGAGCACTGGATGGTACAATGACTTAATCGTCCGGTCTTTCGAACTGGGACAACCCATTTATACGGAATGGCTGAATCTGTTAAACACTCCGGGCGTTGACAGTACAGTCGTCGATCAGGTCGCAGCCAATGCAAAGGCGAACTTTAATACGGGAATTGAGGCTTATAACCAGGTTATGAGAGAAGCAAACAATCAGGCCACTGCCTTTTCTTCTGCCGCAATCTTAGCACTTGGTAAAATGCAGTTCCTCACTGGAAATGTCCAGGGTGCAGTTACCACATTGAAAGGCGGACTCAGCGAAGATTATTCGGATGCGGTTAACCGGGAGATGGCACGCTGGTATTTAGCCGGGTTAAAAAAACTGAACAGCTCTGAGGATCAGGATGTGTATAATAAGCTAATTGCCGCCGATGCCCAAGAGGCGGGTATGATCGAGCAAATTGCCGGAATGAAGCCATTATCATAAGGTGCAGTCCGTCATAGCCGGCCAGTTTATCCAGCGGATAAACTGGCTGTTGGCATTGCGGCTTCATGTGCAGCCAGCTGCTCGCGCATCTGCCGGATCTGCGCCTTGAGCTCAGGCAGGTTCTTCTCGAGGATCAGACCGATGTCCGCCAGAGACAGGCGCAGGCCATACCGGAGCGCATGTACAAGCTGGTCCTCCCAGGACAGGCAGGCCGAAATACGGGGCTTGCAGCCTTGGGCAATCAGGGAGCAATGACGGATGCATTCACGGTAGCACTGAAGGGAGAAGCTCTGCGCGTCACAGCCTGTACGCAGATACGGCTCATAAAGCTCCGTGAAGCTCTTCACAGCAGCTTCCTCTGCTTCGGCCCCCTGCCCCAGCAGCAGCCTGCTGAGCGTATAGATATTCCCGCTGTACTTCTCGATATACTCTGCAAATCCGGCTGTTGAAGCCGACGTGCGCGATAAGGGGTCGGGCATGTTCTCACGGTCCTTTCTGAATAAAAAACTATAGAATAGAATAATAAGCGATAGATTTGTTAATCAGCTCCGCCGGGTCCGGCTCTGGCCAGGTCCGCTGGAGCTGCAGTGTCCGTGAAGGTCTATAGTACATTCTTCCCGCACTTGAGCTACCTCCGGCAGCCAACACGGAGTGAAAATAAGAGTCTGTCTGACCCTGCATATCAATGAATTTCCCTTGTTGAAGCTTTGCTTTTAGATGCAGTAGTGCACTCAGTACCAGATCCCGCTGAGTCCGCCTCCACTGGGGGCCTAAGCGGTATACAATTCGGATCGCCTCCTCAAGGCGGCAGCGGCGGATGCTGCGCAGGAAGCCGCTCCATTGGATCAGATCAACCCGCTTATCTTCCCATAGCAGTCCCTGTGACCAGCTATGCCCTCCCTGGCAGGTCAGCTTCAGGAGGCCGTAGCGGCAATTTCCGGCCTGCTCCGGCCCGGGGCTTGCGGGCCAAGGTGTATCGAATACCCATATTTCTATACGCAACAGCCGTCGTGATTCCATTCCCGTTTTCCTCCTAATCATTGATCTCCACACAAAAAGCCGCAGCAGAGGAGGACCTCTGCTGCGGCTTTGGGTACAGGTTCAAATAAACCTGGCGCATAAGCGTGGCGGATCAAGTTCTCTCTCTATACGCTTACGGGGTTAGCTGTCGGATTCGGACGGTGAGAGTCGCCCTGCCTAGTGAGACTGCATTGGTGCGGTCCCCTTCGGATTCACCCCAAGTAGGCTTATCGCCTGGTGGTTCCCCCGTTTCCCGCATGGCGGGAATTCAGCGTTGATTGGTTTTCATGAATAAGTTCAAAACGAATCATACTCTTTCATGCAGTTCTTTGTAAAAAGGAAAAAGGAAGATGCGGCGTAAATTAACGTTGAAATCCCGGGATTCGCAGGAAATAAACGGATAAAACCATATATGTTGCTGTTTATCGGCCTATTATCTCATTCGTACGCCGGTTTTTATTTTTTTTGAAAAAAGGGGATTCAAGAATGATTTAGTCCTGAATCCCCTTTTTAACCTATGAATCCGGAAACTGCATCAGCTCTGCTGATCCAAAGAAATCCGGCGCATTAACGGGCTGCTGCAATAAGCTCCTTAAGCTCAGGCAGATTGAAGCCTTTGACGGCATGCGCCCCTGCTACTGTAACTGGAACACCCATGAAACCGAGCTTTTCCACTTCTTCCTGGTAGACCGTGCTGGTCATAACATCTCTTACTTCAAAAGGAACACCCTGCTCCTTCATCAGCTGCTTCACTTGGTTGCAGTCACTGCAGTTCGCGGTTGAATAGATAATTACAGGCTGGCTCATGAGTTCACAGCTTCCTTAATGGCATCCCGGGTGATCTTCCAATGGGAGGTGTTCCAGCGGACCTCGCCGTCTTCGAGCAGGAAAATTTGCGGAGACTCATGTTTGATGCCGAAGTCCTCGGCAATCTGGTTGGAGACTGGACGGTCTTCTATCACATGGACCACGGCAGCAGGGGTGCCGGAGCTTTGGACATAGGCCCGGAATTCTTCATTGGCCTTGGCGCTGATCGGGCAGGTGGTGCTGTGCTTGAACAGCAGTTTTTTACCAGGCTGTGCAAGGTATTGATGCAATTCGTCGACACTGTGAATTTGTGCTATGGACATCGGAATCCCTCCTGATATTTTTAGTTTGCTAACAATTCGGTTGTTAACAATGATATTTCTGATTGTAACATAGTTAAAAATTAAGTCAAAAGGGAGAATCATGCCGTGCTGCCAATCCGAACAGTCCTGTGCAGGACGTTGAAAAAAGACAAGTGCCATGCTAATGTGAATGGGATAACAGCGGTAACAGGTTACTGATTCTTAAGATGAAGGAGTGTCCAATTCATGAAAAGGGTCGCTTGTGTTACTGGCGCTGACCGGGGACTTGGATTTTTCCTTGTGCGCTGGCTTCTGGAGAATAAATATAAGGTGTTCGCCGGGCAGTACTTTGAGGAATCTCAAGCACTGGAAGCGCTTCAAGCGCAATATCAGGACCATTTGGATCTGGTTCCGCTGGATATCGGCAGCAGCGAAAGCGTAAAGCGCGCAGCGCGCAGCATTGCCGGATGCACGGGTCATCTGGATCTGATTATCAACAATGCCGGAGTGATTGACCAGGCGGATGATGCCACCATACTGGTGGATATGGATGACACAGCGATGGCGCACATTTATAATATCAATACGCTCGGTTCCCTGCGGGTCAGCAATGCTTTGATCGGCCTTTTGCTGCAGGGAAAACAGAAATTAATCGTGAATATATCCTCTGAAGCCGGCAGTATCAGCCGTAACCAGCGGATTAACATGTACGGTTATTGTATGTCCAAGGCAGCGCTTAATATGCAGTCCTCCCTGATGCATAATCATCTGCGGGTGATGGGCGGGCAGGTCATGGTCTTCCATCCAGGCTGGCTGCAGTCCTATATGAGCGGCGAGAAAGATGAGGCAGCGCCTATACCGCCTGAAGAATCTGCGGGCAAAATTATGAGTATTGTTGAGGATCACAAGGCGCATATGGGGAAGGAGCCGGTTTTTCTGGATTTTCAAGGGGACCCTTGGCCCTGGTAGTACAACTTTTCCGGTAGAAAGGTGTGAATGGAAATGGGAGAGTTAAAAGTACTTGCGCTTGGAAGCTATACGGAGGTGAAGTATCATCCGTTTGCCGGTGTGGACCGCGTTTTTGAGGAACTGTTGGGCGGAGAATTGCAGGTGACATCCACCGAAGATTACTCTTTGCTGAGTAAAGACAGCTTATCGGAATACAAGCTTGTGATAGCGTATACAGAATTTTCGGATCACAAAATACCTCCTGAACAAAGCGGCGGTTTGCTCTCTTACGTGGCAAGCGGCGGCGGACTGCTGGTGGTGCATAATGGAATCTCGCTGCAGCGCAATCAGGAGCTGGGTGTGATGCTGGGAGCCTACTTCACCCACCATCCGGCGTACACCTCTCTTCAAATGACGGTCCCCGCAACCGGGCATCCGATTATGGAGGGAATCACTGATTTTGTGATGGAGGACGAGCCGTATTATTTTGACATGCAGCCGCATTTTGAAACGACAATACTGGCAGAGTATCCGCACGGGGGTGCTATGCGGCCCGCAGCCTGGTGTCATGAATTCGGCCAAGGGCGCGTTGTCTATTTGATGCCAGGCCATCATCTTGCTTCCTTTTCGGTCGAACCCTTCCGGAAGATGATTAAGCGAGGCGGTCTATGGGCAGCAGGATTGCTGTAGCTTTTGCCATGGCGACGAAGTGTATAAGATAAGCGGTATGATGGTGAGTCCTGCTGAAGCCTTGGGGAGAGGTTGGGGTTTTGGGTTTTGCTCCCGCTGCCGGGAAGCAAGGGGCTTGCGGGACTACAACGGATGAGCATCGCACTAAAGCTGAATAAAAACTCTTGACCCTGACACTGGTGTCAGGGTTTATACTGTGATCAGACCATTTCTCATGAACCCCGGGGAGAACATGCCATGAAAATAGGTGAGCTTGCAGAACGGACGGGTGTCAGCATCCGGTCACTGCGATATTATGAGCGTCAGGGTCTGATTACCCCGCTCCGTAAGGCCAATGGATACCGCGAGTATTCAGCGCTGGCCGTGGAGACGGTGGAGACGATCAAGCTGTATTTGAATCTGGGTTTGTCGACGGAGGAAATCGCCGGTTTTTTAAATTGTGTGCTGATGAAAAAAGAGGCCTTCTGTGCGGATGTGATGCCGCTGTACCGCAGCAAGCTGGAGGACATTGAATGCCAGCTGCTGCAGCTGAACCAGATCAAGTCAAATCTGGAGGAGAGGATTGCCTCCATTCAGCAGGAGCAGAGGGAAACAGAATGACCTGAACGATACAGAATGGGACGAGGAGGAATTAATGATGGCTGTTATAATTACGGAACATGCCGATACGCTGCGGCTGCGGTTGCACGAAGGAGGGACTGTACTGGTAGATTACGGCGCCCCTTGGTGCCCGCCTTGCCAGACGCTTCTGCCGATCCTGGAGGAGCTGGATGAGGAGTATGGCAGCAATGTCACGATTCTTAAAGTGAATTGTGATGTTCTGCCGGAGCTGGCTGCAGAAGCAGGAGTCATGGGCCTGCCTACCGTGATCGTATATAACGGGGGACAGCCTATGGAAAAGCTGGTAGGCCTGCGGCCGAAATCAGCCTATCAGGGTGTGCTGGACCGCTTTGCCGCCGCGAACAGCCGGTAATAGCAACCGCGCGGCGGAGGTGCAACAACGGCAAAAGTGCCGTTGATTTCAGGAGAATTGGGCTGCGGGGCCAAGTGCGAGACAGTGCCGTTGTTTTGGAGGATAAAATCATCCTTTTTAAATGACAAAAAGGGAGGAAGCCGCATGTGCTGGCTTCCCCCTTATTTTGCATAAAAATATGGGCTGAACTAAAAAATGAATTAGGAGATGAAATATCTCAAGTGCCGGGGAATTGAACGACCTCATTGTGGTGCAACGCTTCAAGAACTTCAGCACTGAGGCTGTCTGTGAATTCAGTCCAAACCTTGCGGCCGGCCCCCAGCTCCTCACGTCCGATGGATTGGAGAATTTCCAGCCATACCCGTTTATCGTTAATGATGCCGAGCTGTTCCTGAATTTCTTTGTAAATATCTTCATGGGCATGAAATTTCTGACTCAACGCAAAGCTCGCAGCACTGGCGGTATACCGCAGTTCCTTAGCGGCGATCCGCAGCTCATGCAGCGCGTCGAAAGACTCTTTGGATTCGGCCTCGGGACCCTTGAACAGGGTTTTGCAGGCCTTTTTCTTCTGCTCGAATGCGACCTCAAGCTCGCGCATGACGACATTCGCATCTTTTTTGGCGGCCAGTCCTTCGAGATCGCGGCTAAGAAAGGCCTCCCACTGCCCGTTTAGCGCTTGGCCGCTCAGCTTGGGCAGCTCGGCCGCCAGCTTCTTGCGGTACTTTTTCCGCTTAACCTTTTGATGACGGATGACAGCCTTCAGCAGCTTGGCGGTTTTGGCTTCCCCGGCCTCCTT encodes the following:
- a CDS encoding CHAD domain-containing protein, translating into MTDLQVVKERQNSKARQWELALNKLYINFCDYSKDALEAFGDEDIHQARVNCRKLLTLLSILDPEHLVTADLYSAFKQAQKRLGKVRDADVLIESFKDRHHQAKEAGEAKTAKLLKAVIRHQKVKRKKYRKKLAAELPKLSGQALNGQWEAFLSRDLEGLAAKKDANVVMRELEVAFEQKKKACKTLFKGPEAESKESFDALHELRIAAKELRYTASAASFALSQKFHAHEDIYKEIQEQLGIINDKRVWLEILQSIGREELGAGRKVWTEFTDSLSAEVLEALHHNEVVQFPGT
- a CDS encoding MerR family transcriptional regulator; amino-acid sequence: MKIGELAERTGVSIRSLRYYERQGLITPLRKANGYREYSALAVETVETIKLYLNLGLSTEEIAGFLNCVLMKKEAFCADVMPLYRSKLEDIECQLLQLNQIKSNLEERIASIQQEQRETE
- a CDS encoding ThuA domain-containing protein, with translation MGELKVLALGSYTEVKYHPFAGVDRVFEELLGGELQVTSTEDYSLLSKDSLSEYKLVIAYTEFSDHKIPPEQSGGLLSYVASGGGLLVVHNGISLQRNQELGVMLGAYFTHHPAYTSLQMTVPATGHPIMEGITDFVMEDEPYYFDMQPHFETTILAEYPHGGAMRPAAWCHEFGQGRVVYLMPGHHLASFSVEPFRKMIKRGGLWAAGLL
- a CDS encoding SDR family NAD(P)-dependent oxidoreductase — its product is MKRVACVTGADRGLGFFLVRWLLENKYKVFAGQYFEESQALEALQAQYQDHLDLVPLDIGSSESVKRAARSIAGCTGHLDLIINNAGVIDQADDATILVDMDDTAMAHIYNINTLGSLRVSNALIGLLLQGKQKLIVNISSEAGSISRNQRINMYGYCMSKAALNMQSSLMHNHLRVMGGQVMVFHPGWLQSYMSGEKDEAAPIPPEESAGKIMSIVEDHKAHMGKEPVFLDFQGDPWPW
- a CDS encoding thioredoxin family protein; this encodes MAVIITEHADTLRLRLHEGGTVLVDYGAPWCPPCQTLLPILEELDEEYGSNVTILKVNCDVLPELAAEAGVMGLPTVIVYNGGQPMEKLVGLRPKSAYQGVLDRFAAANSR